The following are from one region of the Cytobacillus firmus genome:
- a CDS encoding aminotransferase class V-fold PLP-dependent enzyme, with amino-acid sequence MNIICKIAAEPDEFEQIHQLNYQTFVEEIPQHKQNENQHLIDKFHEENTYVIAKAGEEVAGMIAIRAKRPFSLDYKLPNLEEYLPVKGEYCEVRLLSVKKEYRSTRVFFQLCEKLVELCLEKNYTMALISGTVRQLKLYKRIGFLPFGPLTGEEGAQFQPMYLTKENFERSTTAFKRLMARNSEQSGQHSFLPGPVPVHENVKNAFAKEAVSHRNHDFIKGLKELRSQLCRMTGASNAQIIVGTGTLSNDLVAAQLKNMEGNGLILANGEFGYRLIDHARRFQLSFQTIEKDWNEPILHEEIAYMLTENPSIKWVWTVHCETSTGYLFDISGFQELCAKHGAELCVDACSTAGIVSLNLKNIYLATSVSGKGFGSYPGLAIVFHRDRIKGNSSVPRYLDLKMYEDNESIPYTHSSNLVYALKESIKLIDYEKINRLSLKVREKLAEKGFSILGGDDYSPGIITVHLPEGISSREYGDLCKQKGILLSYESGYLLERNWVQVALMGAQEEEKVMASIEMMARIFEKHYEKRYDYEVI; translated from the coding sequence ATGAATATTATCTGCAAAATTGCAGCCGAACCTGATGAATTTGAACAAATCCATCAGCTGAACTATCAGACATTTGTGGAAGAGATTCCGCAGCATAAGCAAAATGAAAATCAGCATTTAATCGATAAATTTCATGAAGAAAATACATATGTAATTGCCAAGGCTGGCGAGGAAGTGGCAGGAATGATCGCCATTCGTGCAAAAAGGCCATTTTCACTTGATTATAAGCTTCCAAATCTCGAAGAATACTTGCCTGTGAAAGGTGAATATTGCGAGGTACGACTGCTGTCAGTTAAAAAAGAATACCGCAGCACCCGGGTTTTTTTTCAGCTTTGTGAAAAGCTTGTGGAGCTTTGCCTTGAAAAAAATTATACGATGGCGCTGATCTCAGGGACGGTCAGGCAGCTGAAATTATATAAGCGGATTGGCTTTTTGCCTTTTGGTCCTCTGACAGGAGAGGAAGGAGCCCAATTTCAGCCCATGTACTTAACAAAAGAGAATTTCGAACGTTCCACAACAGCCTTTAAACGCTTAATGGCCAGAAACTCAGAGCAGTCCGGGCAGCATTCTTTTTTGCCGGGACCAGTCCCTGTTCATGAGAATGTGAAAAATGCTTTTGCCAAAGAAGCCGTGTCTCATCGCAATCATGATTTTATCAAGGGATTAAAGGAATTGCGTTCTCAATTATGCAGGATGACAGGTGCCTCCAATGCACAAATTATTGTCGGGACGGGAACCCTTTCCAACGATCTTGTGGCTGCCCAGCTGAAAAACATGGAGGGGAATGGGCTGATCCTGGCCAATGGTGAATTCGGCTATCGTCTCATTGATCATGCCAGAAGATTTCAGTTATCTTTCCAGACGATTGAAAAAGACTGGAATGAACCGATCCTGCATGAGGAAATTGCCTACATGCTGACAGAAAATCCTTCTATAAAATGGGTCTGGACGGTTCATTGTGAAACCTCAACAGGGTATTTATTTGATATCAGCGGATTTCAGGAGCTATGTGCGAAGCATGGTGCCGAGCTTTGCGTGGATGCATGCAGTACAGCCGGAATCGTTTCGCTTAATCTGAAGAATATTTATTTGGCAACGTCCGTCAGCGGAAAAGGATTTGGCTCATACCCGGGTCTTGCGATCGTGTTCCATCGAGACCGGATTAAAGGGAACAGCAGTGTTCCCAGATACCTGGATTTAAAGATGTATGAGGATAATGAAAGCATTCCTTATACCCATTCTTCCAATCTGGTCTACGCATTAAAAGAGAGTATAAAGCTGATAGATTATGAGAAGATAAACCGATTGTCTTTAAAAGTAAGGGAAAAGCTTGCAGAAAAGGGTTTTTCCATTCTGGGCGGGGACGATTACTCGCCAGGCATTATTACTGTCCATTTGCCGGAGGGCATTTCCAGCAGGGAATACGGCGATTTATGCAAACAGAAAGGAATTCTTCTAAGCTATGAAAGCGGGTACCTGCTCGAAAGAAATTGGGTTCAGGTGGCTCTTATGGGGGCGCAGGAAGAAGAGAAGGTCATGGCTTCTATTGAAATGATGGCTCGTATTTTCGAAAAACACTATGAAAAGCGGTATGATTATGAAGTTATTTAA
- a CDS encoding glycerol-3-phosphate acyltransferase, with amino-acid sequence MIEDVWSALIVMAFSYALGSITGAYYVVKYLAKEDIRYIGSGNAGATNAGRAYGKTGFLLTIAVDAGKTWGALYVTGLLFEGEGLFILSALCVLLGHLFPLQLGFHGGKGVVVYLASALYLEPLTIAVMAIIMGISYAALKRYTVSGFISMASIPITAWVIGDSFIIAAGLLLMFIIVVISHTNFIMPKHRR; translated from the coding sequence ATGATCGAAGATGTTTGGTCCGCTCTGATCGTTATGGCCTTTTCTTACGCATTGGGAAGCATAACTGGAGCTTATTACGTGGTTAAATATTTAGCTAAAGAGGATATAAGGTATATAGGGAGCGGGAATGCAGGAGCTACGAATGCCGGAAGAGCATACGGGAAGACCGGGTTTTTGCTGACCATAGCCGTTGATGCGGGAAAGACATGGGGAGCTTTATATGTGACTGGACTCTTGTTTGAAGGGGAAGGTTTATTCATACTTAGCGCTCTTTGCGTACTGCTGGGCCATCTTTTTCCACTTCAGCTGGGTTTTCATGGCGGAAAAGGAGTGGTTGTCTATCTGGCTTCTGCTTTGTACCTGGAGCCGCTCACAATCGCGGTTATGGCCATTATAATGGGAATCAGCTATGCAGCTCTTAAGAGGTATACCGTATCAGGTTTTATCTCCATGGCTTCTATACCCATAACCGCCTGGGTGATTGGGGATTCATTCATTATTGCGGCAGGCCTGCTGCTGATGTTTATCATTGTCGTAATATCCCATACAAATTTCATCATGCCTAAGCATAGGAGGTAA
- a CDS encoding metal ABC transporter ATP-binding protein, translating to MKDPAISIQDLHVSYFGNEAVTGVSLSVNTGNLVGIIGPNGAGKSTFLKAMLNLIPKDKGAVKVLGKPITEVRKSIAYVPQRNDIDWDFPITVLDAVLIGTYPHLKLFRRPKKKDKEWAMECLQRVGMQEFSKRQIGELSGGQQQRVFLARALAQKADLFFLDEPFVGVDVSSEETIVNILKELCRQGKTVIVVHHDLSKANDYFNQLILLNKELISFGTVEEVFKPEVIAKAYQGQFAFMNEIGVSL from the coding sequence ATGAAGGATCCAGCTATCTCCATACAGGATTTGCACGTTTCCTATTTTGGAAATGAAGCGGTAACAGGGGTCAGCCTATCGGTGAATACCGGCAATCTGGTGGGCATTATCGGACCGAATGGTGCAGGAAAATCAACCTTTCTAAAAGCCATGCTGAATCTCATACCAAAGGATAAAGGTGCAGTAAAGGTGCTGGGAAAACCCATCACTGAAGTGCGCAAAAGCATCGCCTATGTCCCCCAGCGGAATGACATAGACTGGGATTTTCCCATCACGGTGCTAGACGCCGTTCTTATTGGGACCTACCCCCATTTAAAATTGTTCCGCCGACCAAAAAAGAAAGATAAAGAATGGGCCATGGAATGCCTTCAGCGAGTCGGCATGCAGGAATTCAGCAAAAGACAGATTGGTGAATTGTCAGGCGGACAGCAGCAGAGAGTCTTTCTCGCGAGAGCCCTTGCCCAGAAAGCGGATCTGTTTTTCCTGGATGAGCCGTTTGTCGGGGTTGATGTATCGAGCGAGGAAACGATTGTGAACATTTTGAAGGAACTGTGCAGGCAGGGAAAAACGGTGATTGTTGTACACCATGACTTAAGTAAGGCAAATGATTATTTCAATCAGTTAATCCTGCTGAATAAGGAATTGATCAGCTTCGGGACTGTTGAAGAAGTCTTTAAACCGGAAGTAATTGCAAAAGCCTACCAGGGGCAATTTGCTTTTATGAATGAGATTGGGGTGTCATTATAA
- a CDS encoding metal ABC transporter permease gives MAFIEAVMQYGFLQKALLTSVMVGIICGVIGCFIILRGMALMGDAISHAVLPGVAISYMLGVNFFFGAVISGVITAIAIGFVSQNSRIKHDTSIGIMFTAAFASGIIIITMLKSSTDLYHILFGNVLAVRSSDMWITLGISLIVLGAVYLFYKELLVTSFDPTMGAAYGLPVRFIHYFLMTLLTMVTVASLQTVGIVLVVAMLITPAAAAYLLTERLWMMIFLASGIGVISSITGLYFSFTYNLASGATIVISSTAIFILVFLFSPKHGLIWKTLKVKKKRASLV, from the coding sequence ATGGCTTTTATCGAAGCAGTAATGCAATATGGTTTTCTGCAAAAAGCGCTATTAACCTCGGTGATGGTAGGAATTATCTGTGGAGTCATAGGGTGTTTTATCATCCTGAGAGGAATGGCTCTCATGGGAGACGCCATTTCACATGCCGTACTTCCCGGTGTCGCCATTTCGTATATGCTGGGTGTAAACTTCTTCTTCGGGGCCGTAATCAGCGGTGTGATCACAGCCATCGCTATCGGCTTCGTCTCGCAAAACAGCCGGATTAAGCATGATACCTCAATTGGCATTATGTTTACAGCCGCATTTGCTTCAGGAATCATTATTATCACGATGCTAAAAAGCAGTACAGATCTGTATCATATTTTATTTGGAAATGTTCTGGCAGTAAGATCATCGGATATGTGGATCACACTGGGCATCAGCCTGATTGTGTTAGGGGCTGTATACCTCTTTTACAAAGAGCTATTGGTGACATCATTTGATCCGACAATGGGCGCAGCTTACGGACTGCCCGTGCGTTTCATTCATTATTTCCTGATGACTCTATTGACGATGGTAACTGTTGCCTCCCTTCAGACAGTAGGAATTGTGCTCGTTGTTGCGATGCTGATCACTCCTGCGGCTGCCGCTTATCTGTTAACTGAACGGCTGTGGATGATGATCTTCCTTGCGTCCGGCATTGGGGTGATTTCATCCATCACAGGGCTTTACTTCAGCTTCACCTACAATTTAGCTTCAGGAGCGACGATAGTCATATCATCCACTGCTATCTTCATTCTCGTTTTCTTATTCTCCCCTAAGCATGGGCTGATATGGAAAACACTGAAAGTAAAGAAAAAGAGAGCTTCATTAGTGTAA